A part of Microbacterium atlanticum genomic DNA contains:
- a CDS encoding malate:quinone oxidoreductase, which yields MTETPSDALPSPDASDLPTGTVDVLLIGGGIMSATLGTLLQEVQPDLKIALFERLSDVALESSNAWNNAGTGHAALCELNYMPEGKDGTVDPAKAISINEQFQQSRQLWSSLVDAGVLDAPSTFINSTPHMTFVRGEKDVAYLKKRYEALKDEPLFAGIEYSEDSRVINQWAPLLMQKRRKGEPFAATRVPAGTDVDFGALTRQLIDRLAENGADVRTNTEVRGLKRLDDGSWRVKYRRTVGRTPGEIRAKFVFVGAGGWALKLLQRSGIPEISGYGVFPIGGQWLKTTNPAIVSQHKAKVYSQASVGAPPMSVPHLDTRVVDGEASLLFGPFATFSPKFLKNGSMLDIVTQVRPGNLGPMLKVAWDNPSLIRYLVGELLKNHAKKVDSLRVFMPTAKDEDWELLQAGQRAQVMKKDPEKGGVLQFGTEVVTGADGTIAGLLGASPGASTAVSIMLGLLKTCFPDRIASWEPRLRELIPSYGETLNARPEAARELLDETAEALALTA from the coding sequence GTGACCGAAACGCCCTCCGACGCCCTCCCCAGCCCCGACGCCAGCGACCTCCCCACCGGAACGGTCGACGTCCTGCTGATCGGCGGCGGCATCATGAGCGCGACGCTGGGCACCCTGCTGCAGGAGGTGCAGCCCGACCTCAAGATCGCCCTCTTCGAGCGCCTCAGTGATGTCGCGCTGGAGAGCTCGAACGCCTGGAACAACGCCGGCACCGGTCACGCCGCCCTCTGCGAGCTGAACTACATGCCCGAGGGCAAGGACGGCACCGTCGACCCGGCCAAGGCGATCTCGATCAACGAGCAGTTCCAGCAGAGCCGTCAGCTCTGGTCTTCGCTGGTCGACGCGGGCGTGCTCGACGCCCCGTCCACCTTCATCAACTCCACCCCGCACATGACCTTCGTGCGGGGCGAGAAGGATGTCGCCTACCTGAAGAAGCGCTACGAGGCGCTCAAGGACGAGCCGCTGTTCGCGGGCATCGAGTACAGCGAGGACTCGCGCGTCATCAACCAGTGGGCGCCGCTGCTGATGCAGAAGCGTCGCAAGGGCGAGCCGTTCGCGGCCACCCGCGTTCCCGCCGGCACCGACGTCGACTTCGGCGCCCTCACCCGCCAGCTCATCGACCGGCTCGCCGAGAACGGTGCCGACGTCCGCACCAACACCGAGGTGCGCGGCCTGAAGCGACTGGATGACGGCTCGTGGCGCGTGAAGTACCGGCGCACCGTGGGACGCACCCCGGGCGAGATCCGCGCCAAGTTCGTGTTCGTGGGCGCGGGCGGCTGGGCGCTGAAGCTGCTGCAGCGCTCCGGCATCCCCGAGATCTCCGGCTACGGCGTGTTCCCCATCGGCGGCCAGTGGCTGAAGACCACCAACCCCGCCATCGTGTCCCAGCACAAGGCCAAGGTGTACTCGCAGGCATCGGTCGGAGCGCCGCCCATGTCGGTGCCGCACCTCGACACGCGCGTGGTGGACGGCGAGGCGTCCCTGCTCTTCGGGCCGTTCGCGACGTTCAGCCCCAAGTTCCTCAAGAACGGATCGATGCTCGACATCGTGACTCAGGTGCGTCCCGGCAATCTCGGACCCATGCTCAAGGTCGCCTGGGACAACCCCAGCCTGATCCGGTACCTCGTCGGCGAGCTGCTGAAGAACCATGCGAAGAAGGTCGACAGCCTGCGGGTCTTCATGCCCACTGCCAAGGACGAGGACTGGGAGCTGCTGCAGGCCGGCCAGCGTGCGCAGGTGATGAAGAAGGACCCCGAGAAGGGGGGCGTTCTGCAGTTCGGCACGGAGGTCGTCACCGGCGCGGACGGGACCATCGCCGGCCTTCTCGGCGCGTCGCCCGGCGCCTCGACGGCGGTCTCGATCATGCTCGGGCTGCTCAAGACCTGCTTCCCCGACCGCATCGCGTCGTGGGAGCCGCGCCTGCGCGAGCTCATCCCGAGCTACGGCGAGACGCTCAACGCGCGACCCGAGGCCGCGCGCGAGCTCCTCGACGAGACCGCGGAGGCGCTGGCCCTCACGGCGTGA
- a CDS encoding aspartate-semialdehyde dehydrogenase: protein MTRISDSGLSVAVVGATGQVGTVMREILAERDFPIRELRLFATARSAGTAIEFAGQTVVIEDVATADPAGIDVALFSAGATGSRAHAPRFAEAGAVVIDNSSAWRMDPEVPLVVSEVNPHAIANPPKGIIANPNCTTMAAMPVLKVLDAEAGLERLIVSTYQAVSGSGLAGAQELLGQVEGVLAQGRTLDLVHDGSAVDFPEPQKYVAPIAFDVIPLAGSIVDDGLNETDEEKKLRNESRKILELPDLRVAGTCVRVPVFTGHSLSIHAEFARDITPERARELLADAPGVALEEVPTPLQAAGNDPSYVGRIRADQSAPEGKGLVLFISNDNLRKGAALNAVQIAEVVAANLGVHA, encoded by the coding sequence ATGACCCGCATCTCCGATTCAGGACTCTCCGTCGCCGTCGTCGGCGCCACCGGCCAGGTCGGCACGGTCATGCGCGAGATCCTTGCCGAGCGCGACTTCCCGATCCGCGAGCTGCGTCTGTTCGCGACCGCCCGCTCGGCGGGCACCGCCATCGAGTTCGCCGGGCAGACGGTGGTCATCGAAGACGTCGCGACAGCCGACCCCGCGGGCATCGACGTCGCGCTGTTCTCAGCGGGCGCCACCGGCAGCCGCGCGCACGCGCCGCGCTTCGCCGAGGCCGGCGCCGTCGTCATCGACAACTCCAGCGCGTGGCGCATGGACCCCGAGGTGCCGCTCGTCGTCAGCGAGGTGAACCCGCACGCCATCGCGAACCCGCCGAAGGGGATCATCGCCAACCCCAACTGCACCACCATGGCTGCGATGCCGGTGCTGAAGGTGCTCGATGCCGAGGCGGGTCTGGAGCGCCTCATCGTCTCGACGTACCAGGCGGTGTCCGGCTCGGGACTCGCAGGTGCCCAGGAGCTGCTCGGCCAGGTCGAGGGGGTCCTGGCCCAGGGCCGCACGCTGGACCTCGTGCACGACGGTTCGGCCGTGGACTTCCCCGAGCCGCAGAAGTACGTCGCTCCGATCGCGTTCGACGTGATCCCGCTCGCCGGCAGCATCGTCGACGACGGTCTCAACGAGACCGACGAGGAGAAGAAGCTCCGCAACGAGAGCCGAAAGATCCTCGAGCTTCCGGACCTCCGTGTCGCGGGCACCTGCGTGCGGGTGCCGGTCTTCACCGGCCACTCGCTGTCGATCCACGCCGAGTTCGCGCGCGACATCACCCCCGAGCGCGCCCGCGAGCTCCTCGCCGACGCACCCGGTGTGGCGCTCGAGGAGGTTCCGACCCCGCTGCAGGCGGCCGGCAACGACCCCAGCTACGTCGGCCGCATCCGCGCCGACCAGTCCGCCCCCGAGGGCAAGGGCCTCGTGCTCTTCATCTCCAACGACAACCTCCGCAAGGGCGCGGCGCTCAACGCGGTGCAGATCGCCGAGGTCGTCGCGGCCAACCTGGGCGTGCACGCCTGA
- a CDS encoding aspartate kinase: protein MALIVQKYGGSSVADAESIKRVAKRIVDTRRAGHDVVVAVSAMGDTTDELLDLAGQVAPIPAPRELDMLLSSGERISMALLAMAIHSMGFEARSFTGSQAGMITTADHGSARIVDVTPVRLREALGEGAIVIVAGFQGFNRDTRDITTLGRGGSDTTAVALAAALEADVCEIYSDVDGIFTADPRVVPKARKLGSVSAEEMLELAANGAKVLYIRAVEYARRHGVLIHARSTFSSGVGTYVLGPGMSVPDAEEGEEMEEPIVAGVATDLGQAKVTITGVPDVPGKAAEIFKVVAKSGANVDMIVQNVSAAATGRTDISFTVPKTDAAVALKALAGDQAEIGFENLVHDDQIGKLSVVGAGMRTHSGVSATLFEALSVAGINIEMISTSEIRISVVVRGDDLAEAARVVHTAYGLDGDVEATVYAGTGR from the coding sequence GTGGCGCTGATCGTCCAGAAGTACGGCGGATCGTCGGTCGCAGACGCCGAGAGCATCAAGCGCGTCGCCAAGCGCATCGTCGACACCCGCCGCGCCGGTCACGACGTCGTCGTCGCCGTGAGCGCGATGGGCGACACCACCGACGAGCTGCTCGACCTCGCCGGTCAGGTGGCCCCGATCCCCGCGCCGCGCGAGCTGGACATGCTGCTGTCCAGCGGCGAGCGCATCTCGATGGCCCTGCTGGCGATGGCGATCCACTCGATGGGCTTCGAGGCCCGCTCGTTCACGGGCAGCCAGGCCGGCATGATCACGACAGCCGACCACGGGTCGGCGCGGATCGTCGACGTCACGCCGGTTCGGCTGCGCGAGGCCCTCGGCGAGGGCGCCATCGTGATCGTCGCGGGCTTCCAGGGCTTCAACCGCGACACCCGCGACATCACGACGCTCGGCCGGGGCGGCTCCGACACCACCGCCGTGGCACTGGCGGCGGCGCTCGAGGCCGACGTGTGCGAGATCTACAGCGACGTCGACGGCATCTTCACCGCCGACCCTCGCGTCGTGCCCAAGGCCCGCAAGCTCGGATCGGTGTCCGCCGAGGAGATGCTCGAACTCGCTGCGAACGGCGCGAAGGTGCTGTACATCCGCGCGGTGGAGTACGCGCGCCGCCACGGCGTGCTGATCCACGCCCGCTCCACGTTCAGCTCGGGCGTGGGGACCTATGTGCTCGGTCCGGGGATGAGCGTCCCCGACGCCGAAGAGGGAGAAGAGATGGAAGAGCCCATCGTCGCCGGAGTCGCCACCGACCTCGGCCAGGCCAAGGTCACGATCACCGGGGTCCCCGACGTCCCCGGCAAGGCCGCTGAGATCTTCAAGGTCGTCGCGAAATCCGGCGCCAACGTCGACATGATCGTGCAGAACGTGTCGGCGGCCGCCACCGGACGCACCGACATCTCCTTCACCGTGCCCAAGACCGACGCGGCCGTCGCGCTCAAGGCTCTCGCCGGTGACCAGGCCGAGATCGGCTTCGAGAACCTCGTCCACGACGACCAGATCGGCAAGCTGTCGGTCGTCGGAGCCGGCATGCGCACGCACTCCGGCGTGTCGGCGACCCTGTTCGAAGCCCTCAGCGTCGCCGGCATCAACATCGAGATGATCTCGACGTCCGAGATCCGCATCTCGGTCGTCGTCCGCGGCGACGATCTCGCCGAGGCCGCCCGCGTCGTCCACACCGCCTACGGCCTGGACGGCGACGTCGAGGCGACCGTCTACGCCGGCACCGGCCGCTGA
- a CDS encoding DMT family transporter — protein sequence MNSPQRFDTRAWLLFAAMALLWGIPYLFISVAVQSYSPAAVVAGRTLLGALLLLPFALKQRALRPAFGKIGWVLVFGAIEMAGPFLLLGHAEQTLPSGLTGLLVATVPLFAALIAFGGGDRSVLRPARAIGLIVGFIGVFVIVAGPGLAVEGGGGLFAVGEVLLVALLYAIAPFVIATKLRDVPALGTITLALLAVGIFYTPIAFLTQHEVPTLESTVSLVLLAVLCTAVAFIAFFALIARVGPVRAPLFTYVNPVVAIVLGTIILSEPLTPGLLVGFPLVIVGCWLAATGGRLRAPRADAEFPPVPTP from the coding sequence ATGAACTCCCCACAGCGGTTCGACACGCGGGCGTGGCTCCTCTTCGCCGCGATGGCGCTGCTGTGGGGCATCCCGTATCTCTTCATCAGCGTGGCGGTCCAGTCGTACTCGCCGGCGGCTGTGGTGGCGGGACGCACGCTGCTCGGGGCGCTGCTGCTGCTGCCGTTCGCCCTGAAGCAGAGGGCCCTCCGTCCGGCGTTCGGGAAGATCGGCTGGGTGCTCGTGTTCGGGGCGATCGAGATGGCGGGCCCGTTCCTCCTCCTCGGCCACGCCGAGCAGACCCTCCCCTCCGGGCTCACCGGCCTGCTCGTCGCGACCGTCCCCCTGTTCGCCGCGCTGATCGCCTTCGGCGGAGGCGACCGCTCGGTGCTGCGGCCCGCCCGGGCGATCGGGCTGATCGTCGGGTTCATCGGGGTGTTCGTCATCGTCGCCGGACCGGGTCTCGCCGTCGAGGGCGGCGGCGGTCTCTTCGCCGTCGGGGAGGTGCTGCTCGTCGCGCTCCTCTACGCGATCGCGCCGTTCGTCATCGCGACGAAGCTTCGCGACGTGCCGGCACTGGGCACCATCACGCTCGCTCTGCTCGCGGTGGGTATCTTCTACACGCCGATCGCGTTCCTCACCCAGCATGAGGTGCCCACGCTCGAGAGCACGGTGTCGCTGGTCCTGCTCGCCGTGCTGTGCACGGCGGTGGCGTTCATCGCGTTCTTCGCGCTGATCGCCCGCGTCGGTCCGGTGCGGGCGCCGCTGTTCACCTACGTCAACCCGGTGGTCGCCATCGTGCTCGGCACGATCATCCTCAGCGAGCCGCTCACGCCCGGCCTGCTGGTCGGCTTCCCGCTGGTGATCGTGGGCTGCTGGCTGGCCGCGACCGGCGGGCGGCTGCGGGCTCCCCGGGCCGATGCGGAGTTCCCGCCCGTCCCCACGCCGTGA